The sequence ATGCGGTGGTTCATTGCGCTTCGTCTGGCCGGGGTGGTGAAGATGCGTATCGCAGGGTGTATCTGCAGGGCTGCCGGAATCTGGTGGCACGCTTTCCGGGGGCGGATATCCTTTTTACTTCCAGCAGCTCGGTGTATGCGCAGGTGGGCGGGCAGCTTGTGACAGAGGAATCCGAGACGGTGCCGGACCGGGAAACAGGAAGACTCCTGCTGGAGGCGGAGCGCGTGATCCTGGATGCAGGGGGCATCGTGGCGCGATTGGCCGGGATCTATGGGCCGGGGAGAAGCGTGTTGCTGCGGAAATTTCTCGAAGAGGAGGCGGTGATCGAGGATGACGGCGGGCGTTTCCTGAACCAAATCCACCGGGACGATGCGGCGAGGGCGGTCGTGGATCTCCTGACGATGGGGAATTTCCCGGCGGGGCAGATTTTCAATGTCAGCGATTCGGAGAGCCTGACGCAGCTGGAGGTCTATCAGGGCCTGGCACGGATTTTCGGGAGGGATCTGCCGCCCAGCGGGCCGAGGGATCTGAACCGGAAGCGTGGGTGGACGAACAAGAGGGTTTCCAATGCGAAGCTGAGAGCGGAGACAGGTTGGAAGCCGCAATATCCGTGTTTTCTGGATGCCGTGGGAGGCTTATGAGCGTAAGAAGGCGGTCGCAGACGCAGCTGTCCCTCACAAGCTGCCCGACCATGTCCAGAGGTTTTGGTCGAAATACTTATGCGCGGAGTTGATGAGGCGAGCTGGGTCGGCGTTGGGGCGTAGGATGGCGAATACGGTGGAGCCCGAGCCGGACATGAGGGCGGCTCTCGTGTCGCGGCGTTGGAGCAGCCAATCCTTGAGTTCCGCGAGGTAGCGGTGTTTTCGGAAGACGGGTTTTTCCAGGTCGTTGATGAGGGTGAGTTCGCCGAGATGCTGTTCACCGTAGCGGATGCCGGGGAGGGGCTCTGCATCGAGGCAGTTGCGGTAGGAATCAGGGGTTGGGACGGAGAACATCGGCTTGAATAGGACGATGGGGAGCGGCGGTGGGTTCTTGGCTGCGGTGATGATTTCCCCGCGTCCGGTGCAGCGGGCGGTTCCGGCGTATAGGAAAAACGGGATGTCGGAGCCGAGGGCGGCAGCGATGTTGTGGAGGGTTTCCGGCGGGAGGGGTTTGTCGAGTTGTCCGTTAAGTGCCAAAAGGGTGGTGGCGGCGTTGGAAGAGCCACCGCCAAGGCCGGCTCCGTGGGGGATGCGTTTTTCCAGATGGATGTGGTAGGGAAGGGATTCCCGGGATTCGGCTGCAAGTGCTTCGGCGGCTTTGACGATGAGGTTGCCGCTGTCGGTGGGGAGCGATAGATCGTCGCAGGTGAAGGAGAAGGATCTCGCCGGGGTTATGGTGATCCCGTCCGCGAGTCCCGGAAGCTTGGCCATGAGGGTGTCGATCTCGTGGAAGCCGTCGGGCCGCTTGCCGAGGATGCGGAGGGAGAGGTTGATCTTTGCCGGTGAGAGCATGGGGAAAGTGCCGAATGATTTGAGGGATGGATTTGAATTTCAATTTGTCCCTCCATCTCCCTGCGGTCGGTTGTGATCAGCGGAAAAGGTTGATAACGAGAGGAGGGCGAGCATGCGGCCGGTTTGGCCTTTTTCGATCCGGTAGGAGTAGTGGCGTGTGAGGTCGGAGGCGGTGTTTTCGCAGGAGTCGTGGTAGTTGCGGATGCCCAGTCCGCGTGCCTGGGCGGCGATGGTGGAGGCGATGTCCACTTCGTAATCGGGTGGGCGGATGCAGGGGGAGAGGGCGCAGATGAGGTCGGCGGGGTCGGTGCCGAAAGTGGCTTCCATTTTGCCGACTGCCGCGGCGAGGATGTTGCCTTCGGTGCCTTTTTTCCCGGAATGGAGGAGGGCGATGGAGCGTGTGACGGGATCGGCGAGGTAGATGGCAGCGCAATCGGCGACGTATATGGCCAGGAGTTGGCCTGGGAGATTGGTGATCAGCCCGTCCACGAGGGGGTGGGTGATGGGAGCCGTTCCCGAAGGAGAATCGATCAGGGCGACTCGATTTCCGTGGATCTGCTCGGCGTGGTGGCGGGTGAGGGTTTCGGGAAACCTTTCCGCGATGATCGTGTCATGGTGTGGGGCGAGGTTGCGCAGCGCGAAGTCTCGGTCGCCCAGGACATCGACCTCGGAAAGGCGGGGTATCCAGTCTGCGCGGAATCCGGGGATGCTGGAGATGGGATTTAGAAACAAGAACGCCTCCGTCACGGGGTGAACCGTAACGGAGGCGCTTGGTAATCGCCAAGCTGGATTATTCAGGGGGGAGACAGAGTCTTAGGCAATCGCGCGGTTTTTGAGCGCACGGTTGGTGTGTTCCACTGTTTCGGCCTCTTCTTCATCCATGCCTGCCAGTATGTTGGCCAGATCCGTCGCGATCTCCTTGCGCATCTTGGAAACAAGGTCGATTCCCTTTGATGTGATGCGCACCATGATCTTACGGCGGTCTTCGGCTGCATGAACTCTCTCAACGTAGGACAGTTTCTCCAACCGATCCACGAGGCCGGTGGCGGCTGCCGTGGAATGTCCCATTTTTTTCGCGATGTCGGACATGGTCAGATAGTCTTCGCTGGAAAGATAGGTTAGGAGGAAGAACTGGGGGAATGAGACGTTCCCCTTGTTGAGTTCGCTTGACAGGTTAAGAATGCAGCTTCTCTGCGTGAACAGGACGAAGTCTGCAAGACGATCGGCATCGGCTTTCGCCGAGGTGCCGGAGGCACTTGGTTGTGTGTTTTTCATTTTGGCTGGTTGTAGTGTTCATGTTTGGGGACATGTAAGGGAGCACAGCCATTGCGAAAGAGAAGATAACCGGGTTGCCGGATAGTAATCAACCCTAAAGTTAAAATTTTTTCAAAAAGACTGCACGTATGCTCGGTGCTTTTTGAAAATAGCGGATCCCGCCTGTTAAGGAAAGCTGTAAATTTTGGAAAAGTTAACCAATTGGAATTCAAGGGATAAGGGGCTTATTCACAGCCCATTTTCAGAGAGAGTGTGGCTTCGGGTGTCAGTCTGAGACGGGGGAATCTCATGTTATCCTTAGGTGGTTCTTTGGCTTTCAATGGCGGTTTTGGTGATTTTTGGATTGGTGAACAATCGCCCGGAGCCGCAGAACCATACGAAGATATTGAAACGCAAAGACGCGAAGGCGCAAAGATTCCCGGTTTGAATTCACCAGGCGTACCCGATGAGTGTTGAAAGGCTCTGCGCCTTGCATGTCCAGTTTGACTTTCCATCAAGGGCACCCCGCCGCTCCGCCGGGAAAATCCCCGTCCCGCTGCGCCGGTAGGCCGATCCCTAGGCAGTAAGCCTCCGTGGAACAGGGGAGATTTCCGCCGCCGTGATGCGCAAAATGCTCTGCGTGCGCAACAAGGGTGCCGAGAAATCCGGATTTTCACTTGTACGGTCAGACCACCGCTCCGCGGAACACCATTCCCATGGCCAAAGAGGATATCGCTCCTGCAAAACCTTGACAGGCCCCGCCGTTTCGGCCATTTTCCCCGCCCCGCGCGTTGGTACGTGCGGCAACCAGAACACTCCAATGAAAAAGGATCTCCATCCACAATACAACCCCGTCGTCTTCGTTGACATGACCACGGGCGCACGCTTCGTCACGAAATCCACCAAGTCCTCGGACAAGAAGGAAGTCATCGACGGTGTCGAACACTCCGTGATATCCGCAGGCATCACCTCCGATTCCCACCCCTTCTTCACCGGGCTCGCGCAGTTCGTGGACACCGAGGGCCGCATCGACAAGTTCCAGAAGCGTTTCGGCGCAGTCCGCCGCGTCGGCAAGCCGAAGATTGGCTGAGCCACAGAACGGAAAAGATTCGTTCTTCACGAAACGGCATCCCGCAAGGTATGCCGTTTCTTCGTTATGGCTGCCAAGGGTTCGGTCACAGCACCCCTTCGAGCCATGCGAGCATGCGTTTCCGGTAGGCTCCCTCATTTCGCGCCAGCGAGTCCCCGTGGCTGCCGCCCTTCACCTCGAAGAATGTCTTCGGTTCGCTGGCGAGATCGAAGAGCTGTTTGCCTTGTGCAATAGGCACCACCTGATCCCTATCCCCATGCACCACAAGCAGAGGGGTGTCGCTGAGTTTCCCGATGAAATCCTTGGGCGACAAATCGTCGGTGATGAGCCTCGCCCCGTATTCGCCGCCGACGATGCGCGCCATCGCCTGGTAGGAGGAAAAGGTCCCGTCGATCACGATGGCCCGCAAACCCTCCGGCTGCTTTTCCGAGAGAGCTGCGACGGACTTTGCGCCGCCGAGGCTGTGGCCGAAGGAAATGAGTTTCCCGGCATCCACATCCTTGCGTGCCGCGACGTATGCGAAGGCGCCCTTCACATCCTCCACCATGCCTTTGCGATCCAGTTCGCCGCCGGATTTCCCAAAGCCGCGGTAATCGTACATGAACACCTGGTAGCCGGCCTCCACCAGCCAGAGGACAAAGCCCAGGTGGTGCCCGATGGATCCGGCGTTGCCATGCGAGAATACCACGGTGCCTTTCGCGCGCGCCGCCTTCGCGGGCATGAACCATCCATGGAGTTTCGTGCCGTCCGTGGAAAGGAAATCGATGTCGTCGTATCTGAATCCCCACTTCGCAGGGGTGGCGGGCTCGTCCCGGGTCGGGAAATAAAAGAGCTTGTTCGTATCGACCCCAGCCAGCAGCCGGTTCACGGCACTTTCCGGATCGGATCCCGCATCGCGCAGATACTCGTGGAGTTTCTCGGCGGACGGCGGCAGCGGAGTGGCGGGTGTCTGTGCGCCCGCGCAGGAAATCCCCGCGAGCAAGAGCCATTTTCCATAGGACTTCATGGCAAACAGGGTAGATCCGATCCCGCGTTTGTCGAGAAGGGGAAAGTGGATGGCCAAAGCCAGTGGATCCGATCTCTCGGTTTCAGGGTATCGTGGCGGGTTTTTCGAGCGCCTCGATGTGTCGGCGCACGCCCTCGGTTATGCCGCGTTCGCTGTAGCCGCCCTCAAGGAGCGATACGATGCGTCCGTGTCCCTGCTCGCGGCAGAGGGCGCGGAGGATTTCCGTCAGCTCGGCATAGACATCGCTGGTCCAGCCGAGGGAGCCGAGGGGATCGGCCTCGTGGGCGTCGAAGCCCGCCGAGATGATGAGGAGCTGGGGCTTGAATTTCCGGAACGCTTCGGAAAGCTGCGTGCGGTATGCTGCGAGCACGGCCTTGTCGCCGCTGCCCGCCGCCAGCGGGATGTTGAGGTTGAACCCTTCGCCCGCGCCCTTGCCGGTGATTTCCGGTGCGCCGCTCGGCCCGGGGTAGAAGGGGTATTGGTGGGTGGAGAGAACGAAGACCGATGGGTCTTCCAGGAAAACCGCCTGTGTCCCATCGCCGTGGTGCACGTCCCAATCGACGATCATCACGCGTTCCAGCCTGTGTTGCCTCTGCGCATAGCGTGCGGCGATGGCTGCGTTCCCGAAGAAGCAAAAGCCCTTTGCATTCGAGGGCATGGCATGGTGTCCGGGCGGGCGCAGAGCGGCGAATGCGTTTTCCACGCGGCCTTCCATGACGAGATCCACCGCCGTCAGCGCCCCGGCCACCGCCTTGGCGGAGACCTCGTAGGTGCGGGTGGAGATCGGCGTGTCCGCGCTGCCGTGCATCTGCTTCTCCCCCGCCTCACAGGCACGCTTCAGCGCGGCGACATACCCGGGATCGTGGACGGCCTTGATCCACGGCAGGGGATCGGCTCTTTCATCCGGCGCCGCCCACAGCAATCTCTCCGAAACCGGATGCCCCTTGAGATGTTTCGTCAGCATGCGCAGCCGCTCCGCATGCTCCGGGAAACCCGGGCCGGTGTCGTGTTCGAGGAATACATCATCGTAGATGATGGCCGTGCGGAATGCATCCGGCTTGGGTTCTGTCGCATCCATGTCCGCACTGAAAGGGAGAAGCGCGGCGCTGGAAAGCAACAAGGCGCGGCTGTGATGGCTGGTTGTCATTTTCCAGGACAGTTTTCAACGTATCCCAGGACACCGCAACCCCGCATCGGATTCGGAACGGCGGAATTTTTTCCGAAAAATTCCAAGGATTCCCCATTTCGCGTGTCTGATGTAGGTAGGGGATCTCACTCCCCGGGAAACCCAGCCACGCCGTATCATGAAAAAATCCCCGTCCATCACCCTGCTCATAGCGGCTGCCTGCAGCCTGTTCTCGCTGCCCTCCTCCCATGCCCAGGAGGACGACAGGGGCTTCATCAGGATGCCCATGCCCATCATGCCGCCCATGCCGCCGCCGCGCATTGTCGTCCGCACACCGGATGTCGGGCCGATGCAGACCCGCGAGATGTCGGTCGTATCACGGGTCAACGGGCTGCATGCCGTGGTCGAGACCACGATCGTTTTCCACAACCCCAATGCCCGCGACCTCGAGGGCGAGCTGGTTTTCCCCCTGCCCGACGGCGCGGCGGTCTGTGGCTACTCACTGGACATAGCCGGCGTGCTGGTGGATGGCGTGGTCGTGACCAAGGAGCGCGCCCGCGTCGCCTTCGAGACGGAGGTGCGCCGAAACGTCGATCCGGGCTTGGTCGAGCACATCCAGGGAAACCTCTACCGCACGCGGATCTATCCGCTCCCGGCCAACGGCGAGCGGCGCATCCGCCTGACCTACACCACGCCGCTCGCCACCGCCCAGAACGGTGATGCGGCCCTCCAAATCCCCATGCCGCGCGAGGTCATCGCAAAACTGGACGTGAAGATCGAGGTATCGGCCCCGGACGGCATCGCGCCCGAGGTCGGTGGCCTTGGCGATGCACGCTTCGAGAAAGCCGAAAAAATCTGGCGGGTCGCTTCCACCTCCGAGAACGCCAAGCCCGGCGAGGACATCCTCGTGGCGCTGCCGAAGCCCCCTGTCTCGTTCCAGCGCATCGAGCGGGATGCGGCGGGCACGAACCGTTTCATGGTCACGGCGCTTGCCCCGGCAAGGAAACAGATCGCACCGGAGCCCGGTAAAATCCATGTCCTCTGGGATGCCTCCGGAAGCCGCTACGGCGCGGATTTCACGAAGGAATTCGAGCTTCTGAAACGGACCAAGGCCACCGGCTACTCCCTCACCGTTTTCCGCGATATGCCGGAGCCCTCCCGCGATTTCGCGAACGTCGATGAACTCATCGCCGCCATCAAGGATGCGCCCTATGACGGTGGCACGGACATCTCCGTCCTTGCCAGCCAGCCAGCCGCCCACACCCTGCTTTTCACCGATGGCTTCGATACCCTTTCGGGTGTGACGCTGGAATTCGGCGGCTCCATACCCGTCGCGATCGTTTCGCAGACGGTGGCGAACCGCGAGGCCTTGCGTCAGGCCTGCGCCGGGGCGCTGATCGACCTGCAGACCACAACCCCGGAAGCGGCATGGTCTGAAATCGAAAACCCTTCCAGCCGCGTCATCGGGATCAAGGGCACCGGTGTCGCAAACGTCCAGGGGATAGGCCAGCCCGCCCAAGGCCGAATCAGCCTGCTCGGCGAGCTGACCGGCGATGAGGCATCCGTGCGCATCCAATACGCCGATGGCTCCGAGTCGGAACCTTTTGCCCTAAGCGGCGCCGATGCCACCGAGGGCGAAATCCTGGCCACCGCCTGGGCCGCCGCCCGCGTAAGCCAACTCTCGCCGCGCTCCGATGAATTTTCCGACGAACTCCTGACACTCGGCAGGACATACGGCATCGTCAGCCCCGCGACCTCGCTCATCGTCCTTGAGACCCTCGACCAATGGGTGCGGCACGAGATCGAGCCACCGGCCACCCTGCCGGACATGCGCCGCCAGTGGCAGGGGGAGATGAAACGCCTGGCCAAGCAGAACGATGCCGATCCTGCCCGGCGCCTGGAACAGATCGCAGGTCTTTGGAAAGAGCGTGTCGCATGGTGGAAAACCGATTTCTCGAAAGCCAGGGTTGAGCCCCGGGGAAATGGTCGTGAGGAAAACGAACGTGCCCTGACAGACAGCGCGGTTGCCGAGGCGGCTCCCAGCGCGCCTGCTTCCGCAGCGGATCCGTTTGCCGCGCCAAATGAACAACTCCAGCGCAACACCGGCGGTGGAGGCGGTGGATTCGCTCGAGGTATCGATGCGAAAATGGAAGCGGGTAAGGATGGCTCCGCACCAGGCGCCTCCATCGAGATCAAGCCCTGGAGCCCCGACACCCCCTACCTGAAAGCGATACGCGCGGCCAAGGACGGGCTGCGTTACTCCGCCTATCTGGATCAACGGGAAAAGTGGGCGGAAAGCCCGGCCTTTTTCCTCGACTGCGCCGGGGTGTTTTTCGGGGACGGCGAAGAAGCCCTCGCCCGCCGCATCCTCACAAACCTCGCCGAGCTTCGCATCGAGGAGCCCGGACTCCTGCGCGTGCTTGCATGGCGTTTGCAGCAGGCGGGGGAGTTTGATCCGGCCATAGTCATCCTCCGCCGCGTCGCCAAGCTCCGCCCGGAGGAACCACAATCGTTCCGCGATCTTGCACTCGCCCTTTCCGAGCGCGGTCGCTCCAAGAAAACCAAGGCCGACCTTGAGGAAGCGATGGGTCTTTTCCTCAAGGTCGCCCTGGGCGGCTGGGGTCGCCATGGTGAGAGCATCCCCATTTTTGCCCTGGAGGAAATGAACGGCCTCATCGCCTGGACAGAACGCCAGGATTGGCCGGAAGCCAAAAAACCGGTGATCCCGGAATTCGACAAGCGCCTGCGCGACAACCTCGACACCGACATCCGCATCGTCATGTCCTGGGACGCGGATGCGACCGACATGGACCTGCACGTGATGGAACCCGGCGGCGAGGAAGCCTGCTACAGCCACAACCGCACCGCCCGCGGCGGGCTTGTCTCGCAGGACATCACCGATGGCTACGGCCCGGAGGAATACATGATCCGCAAGGCGCCTGAGGGCGGCTACGCGATCAGCACGAACTATTTCGGATCGCGCCAGCAAACCGTTGTCGGCCCGGCCACCGTCACCGCAACGGTTTTCACGAACTGGGGCAGGCCAAACGAGGAGCGCCAGGTGCTCACCATCCGCCTCGACAAGGAGAAGGAGAAAATCGACATCGGAACGATCACGTTCGGGAGTTCCGAACCCCCAGCGGATAAGGGGAATCTCCGCACCGGGATGAAAAGGGAAGAAGTGCTCGCGCTCTTTCCCAATCCCACCGACCCCGCCGCCAATCCATTGGAATACCCTGACGGTGCAAAGACCCTGAAAATTTTCTTCAACAAAAAGGGCAAGCTTCGCCGTGTTGTGGAAACCCTGCCCGGCGGGACGGAGACCATCATACTGCAATGAACTGCCGGAGAGCCATGCCTGTTTCCGGCTTCCCCAGCACAAGCGTATCCACGAAGGGGAATCCCAGGCTTGCCATCAATCCGGAAATGACGTTTTATCCCGTTATGGAAAAGTTACCAATATTTCTCATAGCGCTCGCATCCATGATTTCGACGGCCTTCGCGCAGATCGAGGCAGGCCAATCCGTCATCATCAAGATCATGGGAGTGCCCGCCGAAGAGAAGGCGAAGATCGACGAGACCTATCCGGTTGCGAAAAACGGGATGGTGAACATGCCCTTCGTCGGCGAGATCCGCGCGGCGGGGCTGGAGTCCCACGTGCTGGCGAAATCGATCCAGAACGCTTACCGCGATGGCGGGATTTTCAACAACGCGGTCATCCAGGTGCTCGCCAACCAGAACGATATCGCGCCTGTCGAGCAGCAGGTTCACCTGGGAGGCCGAGTCAACGCTCCCGGGGCAAAACCTTTCCGCAACGGACTGACGGTTTACCAAGCCATACAGGCTGCGGGTGGGCCCGATGAGTTCGGTGCGATGAACCGAGTGATCCTGATCCGTATGGGAAAACAGCAAATCATCGACCTCAGGACTATCGAAGGCAAGTCAGTGCTGGCTGATGTCCATGACACCATCGTGGTTCCCCAGAAGAATTGGCGGAACATGTAGCTGCCTTGCGCCTCGCATCCCGCAGGTCATCGGGTTTGCGAATGAACAAGCTCCCAGCCATCCCCTTGTTGGGATGGCTTTTTCGTTTCCGTGAGTGGCGTCGGCACCAATCTCCGGCCTGGAGTTGTGCCGATTTCTCCGGATTCCGAAAGATTTGGATTGCATGTAATAGAAAAGAAGTCAGCTTTGGCCAAACCCATTTACTTTGTAATGCCAAACCCACTTAACCCCATCGGGCTATCCGTTTTCATAACCGGGAAACGTGCTTGCGAGTCGCGCGGATTCGCGTTGGTCGTGACCCTCTCGCTGATGGTGCTCCTGAGCATCATCGCGCTCGGCATGCTATCGATCTCCTCGATCGCCCTGCGGGCATCCGGCGCGGGGGATGCGAATATGCTGGCGCGCGCCAATGCCCGGATGGCGCTGATGATGGCCATCGGCCAGTTGCAGCGCGAGATGGGGCCGGATTCACGCATCTCCACCCCGCATGATCTCGGCGGGCAGCCCGGTGGGAATCCCGGATGGGTCGGTGTCTTCGATGCCTGGAAAACGGATCCCGCCAACAGCACCACCCCATCGACCCCGCAATCCCGCGTGCTGAAATTCCGCACATGGCTCGTCTCGGGCGCGGATGGTACGGGTGTCACCACGGGGGACATGGTGTCATTGCTTGGAACCGGGAGCCTCGGCACCAACGCGGCGGCGGATGATCTCGTCTCGGCTCCCTTGGTCGAGCTGACTGATCCCGGGAAAAAGGGGAAGATTGCCTGGTGGGTTTCCGATGAATCGGTAAAGGCCAAGGTCAATGCAGGCCCGGAATCGCCGAACAACCCGGCATTCGGCAATGCGAATGCCTTTTTCAACGCACAGTCCGCCCCGAATGTCGGCCACAAGGCTTTCACGG comes from Akkermansiaceae bacterium and encodes:
- a CDS encoding polyphenol oxidase family protein: MTEAFLFLNPISSIPGFRADWIPRLSEVDVLGDRDFALRNLAPHHDTIIAERFPETLTRHHAEQIHGNRVALIDSPSGTAPITHPLVDGLITNLPGQLLAIYVADCAAIYLADPVTRSIALLHSGKKGTEGNILAAAVGKMEATFGTDPADLICALSPCIRPPDYEVDIASTIAAQARGLGIRNYHDSCENTASDLTRHYSYRIEKGQTGRMLALLSLSTFSADHNRPQGDGGTN
- a CDS encoding alpha/beta hydrolase — encoded protein: MKSYGKWLLLAGISCAGAQTPATPLPPSAEKLHEYLRDAGSDPESAVNRLLAGVDTNKLFYFPTRDEPATPAKWGFRYDDIDFLSTDGTKLHGWFMPAKAARAKGTVVFSHGNAGSIGHHLGFVLWLVEAGYQVFMYDYRGFGKSGGELDRKGMVEDVKGAFAYVAARKDVDAGKLISFGHSLGGAKSVAALSEKQPEGLRAIVIDGTFSSYQAMARIVGGEYGARLITDDLSPKDFIGKLSDTPLLVVHGDRDQVVPIAQGKQLFDLASEPKTFFEVKGGSHGDSLARNEGAYRKRMLAWLEGVL
- a CDS encoding histone deacetylase, with protein sequence MTTSHHSRALLLSSAALLPFSADMDATEPKPDAFRTAIIYDDVFLEHDTGPGFPEHAERLRMLTKHLKGHPVSERLLWAAPDERADPLPWIKAVHDPGYVAALKRACEAGEKQMHGSADTPISTRTYEVSAKAVAGALTAVDLVMEGRVENAFAALRPPGHHAMPSNAKGFCFFGNAAIAARYAQRQHRLERVMIVDWDVHHGDGTQAVFLEDPSVFVLSTHQYPFYPGPSGAPEITGKGAGEGFNLNIPLAAGSGDKAVLAAYRTQLSEAFRKFKPQLLIISAGFDAHEADPLGSLGWTSDVYAELTEILRALCREQGHGRIVSLLEGGYSERGITEGVRRHIEALEKPATIP
- a CDS encoding type B 50S ribosomal protein L31, with the protein product MKKDLHPQYNPVVFVDMTTGARFVTKSTKSSDKKEVIDGVEHSVISAGITSDSHPFFTGLAQFVDTEGRIDKFQKRFGAVRRVGKPKIG
- a CDS encoding polysaccharide biosynthesis/export family protein, whose amino-acid sequence is MISTAFAQIEAGQSVIIKIMGVPAEEKAKIDETYPVAKNGMVNMPFVGEIRAAGLESHVLAKSIQNAYRDGGIFNNAVIQVLANQNDIAPVEQQVHLGGRVNAPGAKPFRNGLTVYQAIQAAGGPDEFGAMNRVILIRMGKQQIIDLRTIEGKSVLADVHDTIVVPQKNWRNM
- a CDS encoding DUF2135 domain-containing protein, whose protein sequence is MKKSPSITLLIAAACSLFSLPSSHAQEDDRGFIRMPMPIMPPMPPPRIVVRTPDVGPMQTREMSVVSRVNGLHAVVETTIVFHNPNARDLEGELVFPLPDGAAVCGYSLDIAGVLVDGVVVTKERARVAFETEVRRNVDPGLVEHIQGNLYRTRIYPLPANGERRIRLTYTTPLATAQNGDAALQIPMPREVIAKLDVKIEVSAPDGIAPEVGGLGDARFEKAEKIWRVASTSENAKPGEDILVALPKPPVSFQRIERDAAGTNRFMVTALAPARKQIAPEPGKIHVLWDASGSRYGADFTKEFELLKRTKATGYSLTVFRDMPEPSRDFANVDELIAAIKDAPYDGGTDISVLASQPAAHTLLFTDGFDTLSGVTLEFGGSIPVAIVSQTVANREALRQACAGALIDLQTTTPEAAWSEIENPSSRVIGIKGTGVANVQGIGQPAQGRISLLGELTGDEASVRIQYADGSESEPFALSGADATEGEILATAWAAARVSQLSPRSDEFSDELLTLGRTYGIVSPATSLIVLETLDQWVRHEIEPPATLPDMRRQWQGEMKRLAKQNDADPARRLEQIAGLWKERVAWWKTDFSKARVEPRGNGREENERALTDSAVAEAAPSAPASAADPFAAPNEQLQRNTGGGGGGFARGIDAKMEAGKDGSAPGASIEIKPWSPDTPYLKAIRAAKDGLRYSAYLDQREKWAESPAFFLDCAGVFFGDGEEALARRILTNLAELRIEEPGLLRVLAWRLQQAGEFDPAIVILRRVAKLRPEEPQSFRDLALALSERGRSKKTKADLEEAMGLFLKVALGGWGRHGESIPIFALEEMNGLIAWTERQDWPEAKKPVIPEFDKRLRDNLDTDIRIVMSWDADATDMDLHVMEPGGEEACYSHNRTARGGLVSQDITDGYGPEEYMIRKAPEGGYAISTNYFGSRQQTVVGPATVTATVFTNWGRPNEERQVLTIRLDKEKEKIDIGTITFGSSEPPADKGNLRTGMKREEVLALFPNPTDPAANPLEYPDGAKTLKIFFNKKGKLRRVVETLPGGTETIILQ
- the ispE gene encoding 4-(cytidine 5'-diphospho)-2-C-methyl-D-erythritol kinase; the encoded protein is MLSPAKINLSLRILGKRPDGFHEIDTLMAKLPGLADGITITPARSFSFTCDDLSLPTDSGNLIVKAAEALAAESRESLPYHIHLEKRIPHGAGLGGGSSNAATTLLALNGQLDKPLPPETLHNIAAALGSDIPFFLYAGTARCTGRGEIITAAKNPPPLPIVLFKPMFSVPTPDSYRNCLDAEPLPGIRYGEQHLGELTLINDLEKPVFRKHRYLAELKDWLLQRRDTRAALMSGSGSTVFAILRPNADPARLINSAHKYFDQNLWTWSGSL
- a CDS encoding NAD-dependent epimerase/dehydratase family protein; its protein translation is MSRVLVIGAGYLGEEILRIFREEGWDAQGVSLGGGDGLLACDVGDADCVRRLPDADAVVHCASSGRGGEDAYRRVYLQGCRNLVARFPGADILFTSSSSVYAQVGGQLVTEESETVPDRETGRLLLEAERVILDAGGIVARLAGIYGPGRSVLLRKFLEEEAVIEDDGGRFLNQIHRDDAARAVVDLLTMGNFPAGQIFNVSDSESLTQLEVYQGLARIFGRDLPPSGPRDLNRKRGWTNKRVSNAKLRAETGWKPQYPCFLDAVGGL
- a CDS encoding MarR family transcriptional regulator, with amino-acid sequence MKNTQPSASGTSAKADADRLADFVLFTQRSCILNLSSELNKGNVSFPQFFLLTYLSSEDYLTMSDIAKKMGHSTAAATGLVDRLEKLSYVERVHAAEDRRKIMVRITSKGIDLVSKMRKEIATDLANILAGMDEEEAETVEHTNRALKNRAIA